A part of Miscanthus floridulus cultivar M001 chromosome 6, ASM1932011v1, whole genome shotgun sequence genomic DNA contains:
- the LOC136458536 gene encoding transcription factor bHLH144-like: protein MQRYPTSLAGNSSFAYGYEADNGLLGVQCNHSVPVSPALAAPSGITSPHIRSPLDAFELQPSKVCPRNFIIFDHTDEKGCIMYHPALVNNLNPTNIDLLQCHGEVVCRSSGQDNGNLEEQPSSFKEDTEEIDALLSSDDYSDEDDVVSTGRTPDPLESGPFESSSLPRFKTTSQVSGNSSVCYGSMENVTHENIRNVVTVLRGIIPDGDQLDTSSVLEEAVRYLKFLKMESKKLGMEGLSI from the coding sequence ATGCAGAGGTATCCAACATCTTTAGCTGGAAATTCCTCCTTTGCTTATGGATATGAAGCGGATAATGGACTTTTGGGTGTTCAGTGCAACCACAGTGTTCCTGTTTCACCTGCCTTAGCAGCCCCTTCGGGCATCACAAGCCCTCACATCCGAAGCCCACTTGATGCATTTGAGCTCCAGCCTTCCAAGGTATGCCCCAGAAATTTCATCATCTTTGATCACACCGATGAAAAAGGATGCATCATGTACCATCCAGCCTTGGTGAACAATCTGAACCCCACAAACATCGATTTGCTCCAATGCCATGGTGAAGTGGTTTGTAGAAGTTCAGGCCAAGACAATGGCAATCTTGAAGAACAGCCCTCATCTTTCAAGGAGGATACAGAAGAAATCGATGCACTTCTGAGCTCTGATGATTACAGCGATGAAGATGATGTTGTGAGTACCGGGCGTACTCCTGATCCCTTGGAAAGTGGTCCCTTTGAATCATCTTCACTGCCAAGGTTTAAGACAACTAGTCAAGTTTCTGGAAACAGTTCAGTTTGCTATGGATCCATGGAAAATGTAACTCATGAGAATATCAGGAACGTGGTCACAGTTCTTAGGGGTATAATCCCTGATGGAGATCAACTGGATACTTCTTCTGTCCTGGAGGAAGCTGTTAGATATCTGAAGTTCCTCAAGATGGAGTCAAAGAAACTCGGCATGGAGGGTTTGAGTATTTAG